Genomic DNA from Acipenser ruthenus chromosome 4, fAciRut3.2 maternal haplotype, whole genome shotgun sequence:
tttttaatcTGTATTTTGAAGATGCAGATACAGCTAAATTAATAATATAGTTTCAAAGCTTGTTCTGGGGGTTCCCTAAATATACGTATCTTAATTATTTACTCTCAAAACTTGAACCTATGAAGGGGtgttttcttcccacaaatagATCATCTAAAGGTGGCATTTGAGTTCTGAGAAGCAATGAGAATTGTGTGTCTTTCTAGGTTGCTTCTCTTATGCAGCGGTAGGATACTGCAAAACAGGAGGGGAGATATAATGTAGGGATATTTAAAGGTGTTGAgtcagagaaaaaagaaaaaaatcagttAAGTCCTATAATAGAACGTCAAGAATTTctgaatttttatttgtttaacaaAAACACGTAACTTCTTAATACTTGCACGGATTAATTCAATTGATTAGAGACATTGTTGTATCATTCTCATGTTTTAGGTTAGAAAATATAGCCTCAATCACTATACAAAGCAGCAGCAATCAATGGGCCATCTTATAAATTAACTGAAAATCCAAACTGAATTCCATCTTTTCTTCATGGAAAATGTATGCCTTATAAACaataatacatgttataaaactcTCACACACccaaaaatatctaaataaagaTACTACTAGCTAATACTGTATGGAGAAGTAGGTGACAAATCTGTAACAGTTATTCCCTGTTTGAAATAAATCCTatagtaatactaataataacaccATAGTATATACTGCACACTGGTGCCATCCATGTAACACATTCAACGATGATCCAGGCACTATTACAGTGCTGTAATTGAATCATCAGTTTTATCTTTATCGTATTTATAGACCTGTCTGCCTTGACATCGAACCTCCACAAAATTCTCGTATGGGAAGCAGACTTGTTAAAGCAGATGTGTCCGACTTATATGTCTAAAACCattaaatgtacagctatggctaaatgttttgcatcaacctatagaattaactcattttgcttaaAGTACGCTCTTAATAAGATTTTGCTTCATGTTTATTTTCATGGGCTCgcaaaatactgttttaaatcactcaccttttagagtATGTATTTGACTGCGGTTCTTCCTTGGCACACCATAAACACAATGTTAATTATACAATAGGTTTCACACTTTCAGTTTATTAGTAGTTTCTGACCAATAGAGCTGACAACACATTGTGATTGAGTGGGACGGAGATACTCGTACTCCAAGTGAAGAAAAGGAAAGCTTCCTTATGATTTATATCTGTTTCATTTGCAGTGATTTTCCTTAGCTTGGATATTTTTGCCCAGACTGCATTTGGTGAACTGCTGGTCAGaagtaaagaatacattgaaaatgattgCATTAAATCGCAAAGTCTGTGCAACCCATTGCACAATGAACctgtttcatgatgtttcaattaaGAATCTTTATCctcaaaaatacatacattactttAAAACATAAGTGATTTATTACCATATTTTGTAAGCCTGTtgaataaacattgaaaaggagTGTACATATTGCACAACAAAAATCATGTATCTTTTTCTATGGTTTTAATCTTTTAATGTTTGAAGTTGTTATGTTTGCAACTGGAATTGATCTCTTCTGGTCTTTTTCAAAGTGTAAAATCAGACTTGCATTTCTGAGGTCCCTTTGTCAATGAATATTTTTCTTCAAAAGAGGCTAGTTtgttaagaaatattttttaaactccAAATGCATTATAGCTTTTTCATCACAGTGTCACAAAGAAAAGTTACCTACAAGTGTAAGTAACATGgtcctgcattttaaaaaaaggacctGATACCTTGCACAAAGTGATATAAGCAATGTAATCTATTAGGAAAGCTTCAGTAGCACTAACAAGAAATGTGTACTGtaaaattagacaaacatttcaataaGAAGTcttttcagtgttttaaacaaCTGAAGCCTTCAGTACTTGCCCCACAGTAAGACCCACAAAACGGTTGCAAGTACCCCTTAGTACAGGAACACTGCATAGGGTAGAGGGTTGCTGTGTCATTAATAACCTCAAGGTGCTGATTTCAATGTTGAGCAATGAAACTTGACAAGGCATTGTACATGACGCTTAAACACATTATGGCATTACTGTCCTCGCTGTACAACATGTGCTTAAAGAGTAGTAGCGGGCTTCTGAAAAAATTTATTGTTACACTTCCCTacatgttgctgcaactgtttaaataacgtacctgtcatttttcttttcattgttaacatcctgacaattttttacactttttatttattttttattaaaatttagtcattgccaattagtttttattattttctccccaatttgaaatgcccaattatttttaggctcagctcaccgctaccacccctgtgctgactcgggaggggcgaagatgaacacacgctgtcctccgaagcgtgtgccatcagccgcccgcttctttatactctgcagactcaccgtgcagccgccccagaggacaacgcagctctgggacAGCTTACagtggtcgctggtgcgcggtgagccgaggacaccctggccgacctagccctccctcctcccggacgacgctcggccaattgagcgccgccccctaggagctcccgtccacggtcggctgtggaatagcctgaactcgaaccagcgacgtccaggctatagagcgcatcctgcactctagcgagtgcttttactggatgcgccactcgggagcccccctacACTTATAACTTTGTGTGCTGCAGTAATTCTCAATAATTCAGTTGTGAACAAAGCCCAGAGTTATTCAGACAACTGATTTCAGGAGAGTCACATGCATAAAAAATGGTAATGAACATTTCAAATTACCCAAATGCTATTATGAACTATATATCTATTGTATATAGGAGACAACAGACATTGTATCTATATATTGATTGTCTATATTCTGCAATTAATCACATCCAGGTGAAGGACTTTATTGTGATGACTTTGTCATTATGTATGCAGATTAGGTTGTACACTATGTTATTCTAAGAATTTGCCACCTATTCTTACTGCATTGTTGGTGCATACACAttcatcattaaaataaaatttaaaaattcAGCCTTTCTTTATGTTGGCTTCTTTTGTCATGCCATAGAAATAGTCAAATCTGTATGTCGTACATGGCAGAGAAATGGTGGTTGTAAACATGAAACCAACATACCATCTTCCACAAGGTAGATGGTCTCTATGCTATAATATAAGGCCCTTTACACAGTTCTTTCATAATGTTGGACAGGTAAACGGAATGGAACCTAAAATACAATTCATTTCCACCCAATCCTGCCGCAAAGAAAAATGAGTTTTCTAATCAGATAGACTCTAATGTAGCTGAAATACTAATGGCTTTCAGATATTTAGCACTTCCAAAAAAGAGATGGTTCCCATGTCAATCCACGCAGAAGTTTCAAGGCACTTTGCAGCGACCCTCTGCTCCAGCATGGCATTTCAACATTGTCATCATTCCCATTCTTCAATGACGGGCCTGGTTAAGGTGCTCTGGTGAATCAGTTCTTTAGAGTCAGCGAGTGGAGAAGTGGATGCTGTTCAGAGAGCCCCAGCCATGTCAAGACCAATCTTCAGTCTCTTTATCAGAGACTGTACCCCTCTGCTTGTGTGCAGGAGCTCTTTCCTTGTTTACTTGATACAGGCCTCTTGAACATGTCCGCCTGTTTCAGCCCGCTGGATGCTTTTATTAACTTCGATGCCGACTTCCTTGGTggacatttttctttatttccaTTTGGTCTATAAatgtcaacaacaacaaaaaaaaattatacatgaATATTGATTAAGGGTGTTATGATTCACCTCTCTCAAAAAGTAGAAATGTAATTTCAAGATTTGGACCATCAGATACATATGGTATTGCCACCTTCATATAGTGATACATATAGTATCATCACATTAGTGTATCCTTACATCCCTCATATTgatgcagtatatacagtatggttAAGCCTGACTGTCACAATGGGTTACACTCGCCTCCATTGCTTCTGTCTGGTTTACAGTCCCCCAGGTTCAGAGTTGGTTTATTGCAACTCACAAACAACCTCAGAATTGAATTTTCAGCAAATGACTCTGGATGGTATTGCTTGAAGAGTAAGTAATGTCAAATGTCATTCTAATTGCCTTTTTACATTTAGATAAGGTCatgtttgaatggaatgaggacaTGTGTTCAGAGTAGACTCTAGGGGAAATCGTAAACCCAGGTaaagaaaaaagataataatTCAATATTAGAACAAATGAACCCAGAACCTAACATCATGAATTGTCAGGGAAAGAGACAATGAAgaagacatttgaagctacttactatcAATGTTTTCTCTGTtcattttcacttttatttttttttatagctagATGATTTTGCGTTCACTGAAAGCTCTGACAGAGACATTTAAATCAAATctaatttgtttttgttgaaaaaCAGCCAGTTAACTGAACTTCATATTTCAGTAATTCTAGCTATCTGGCCAAACAGCTGCATACACTGAGTTCACAGGTtactataaaacaataaaaaacccAGCAAAACTCACAGTTCCTCAGTCTGAAGAACAGTCCTCCTTTTCTGTGTGGTTGTAGCAGAAGTAGTTGCATGTTTACCACACTGAGTACCTGCATttactgtctttttttctttgtttgttacgCTTGAAGACACAGTGACACAGGTTTGGGTTGCCTTGCCTTCTGCTCCCTTCCCTAAatgataaaattacattttaaagtaatttaatgAGAAAGAAAACAACAGGCATTTTGCTGTGATAAATACATTGCCTAAATAGAATACAGCAAAAATCAGGGTTGTACACATGGACGTAGAAGAAAATGATgagtcacatttttattttccagaCCATTACAgtaaaaatctaaattatttttaataataacatgcaCCAGTATGCAATGTATATCACAGTAggacaatatttcaatatttcaaatgttcttgtTCATCCAGTGACACTTCAGCTTATCGAATCCAGCTGGACAGAAACAACAGCATCGCAACATAGTCTGTGCCATTGGGAAGTCTTGGTCATTAAGTGGATACAAGTTGCCATGGTTCGTGGTTCATATTGATTGCAGATCAGCAGGATTGAGAGGTTTCCATGTAGCCTAGTCTGGAAGGGGCACTTTTTATACCATTATCAGCATGCGCTATCTTGTTTTTATGTAGTCGCTGATCTCACATTCAGCTGGGGTGCCTGATTGAGAGCAGATGCTGTTAGCAAACACAGAGTCGTTAGCTCATTTATCAGAAAGCCCATCACTCCATTTCCCTGTTCAACTTGTaattgagttttttttatatctgatcATAGTTGAATACGTTAGCAGTCTGAGCAGCAAGCTATAATGCATCATGGAAAGTACATGTTCCATAAGTGTTCCAGGTATTTGATAATAGAGTAAACTGACAGgctttaatttgacattttttttctcaatgaccagtaaagtaaaaagtaaaaagacTGATATATCAAGTCTGATATATCAAGAGAAAACCAATTTAGTTGCAGTCTACAAGGCAACCAGTGACTGATAAAAGAAAACTACAAGGGAGTGTGACATCTTAATGGTGCTGGTTAATATCCACACCATCTCAAACATTCAGTATCAGGGAATTCTTCTGCACCACTTACTCCTTGATACTGCATGCAGCAAACAGAATGAGTCACTTGCTGCTGCTTTACAGTATCAGTCATGGTGGTGCAAAGGGAAGAGAATTTATAGGCTACTATCTTGTATTACACTTAGGAGTACTGGCAGCAACAGAGTATTATCGGTTCAACCTGTTTGCCATTAATATCATTTCTGTAcaatgttaagtttcctatctatgtatctatttaataatgcatatatgttttttttcaaatgctaTTGAATATTTAGTTTGATCAATGCCTTTAAGAAACAACACCCATCAGGATTTACAGTGTGTGGCTACTTTGTTAGGAACTGTGGAGAAAATACAAGAGCCACATCATGAGATGTTATACAGAGTACAGAATCATGTGACTTGTCATGTGGCCTGCTGTGTAGTAGTAAGGCCAAGAGGAGTTGGCTCTTACTTAGCAAGCATTAAAATAGGTAGAAGCAAAATTGTATCCTAATTTTGAAGTGGCAGGTATGATAGTGAGTGCCTAACTAGTTCGAATATCTGTACCTCCACCAGACAGCTATACTGGTCAATCCACATGTCGTCTAAATTGCCTTGTGACTGACAGAAGAAAACTTAGTAATAATCCTGCAGAGTATTGTGACGTCAGAAAGACCATCAATATGCACATCaaccaaaacaaataatacagttAGGGGGTAAGCAGTACTGACCACAACTAAGCAGAGGTAAGTTACACAAGATGAGGTTTAGGTCATTTAATTAGGAATACTAAAAGTGACCACATCCTGTATATAAGCATATGCAAAAATTGTAGCAGAAGAAAGAAAACTATAtacaacagaaaacagaaaagaaagaaaaaacaatgacAGAAGAAGGACAGTTTGGAGTTCAAGAAGAGTCTGCTCACTATCATAATGCATCAGCCCAGGACAACACTATGGTCAGGCAAACTCTTGTGAATCAGGCTTTTTGTCCAGCAAGCAACACAGGCAACACAGTCTcttctggttgtgtgtgtgtgggactggATTGTACGTTGTTCTTACTACCAAACAGATTTTTTCAGCAGTCCATCTTGAAGAATGCACTTGTTAATGATTTTTCTTTCATGACAGATTGCTTCTGGCAGACAACAAAATGGATATTACAGGTACCTGGGATTGCATGAGGAGGAGATACTATGAGCTGCATATAACAGTACCATTGGGGTGTCCCCAAGTGCTTCACATGGTAGAAGAGCTGCCACGTGGtgcacagggtgagtcatacagcgcaggttcgcgtcctgacTGGGCAAAGTCGTCAGTCTAGGCTGGGGACTCATTCACTCAGGTGCTCCCGTGGGTTGgagaggcaaaactggcagggactgtttctccttatcAAACAACAGCTAACCTTGCTGgacaggtgcccagtgagctcagagcagacacctgcagggcaggCCTTTGTCCCCCAGAGATCgatagctcactgacatccgctctcaagttccttGGTTAAAAAGGAAGCTGGAGGACGCACGCTGAactttcaggtctcctgagccatgcGGGGAACTGCTGCAGTGAGGgtaaaagcgattgggcattccaaatttggAGAAAATCGGGGTAGACATAATAATTGGActcactaaatttaaaaaaagtaccaTTGGATGTAAAAAGAGGAACTAGAAAATCAGAGAAGACCATGAGTCTCTCGTTTCTTTGGTGTGTTGATTCTACCTTCAAGAACAATAAAAT
This window encodes:
- the LOC117400167 gene encoding brain and acute leukemia cytoplasmic protein-like, with translation MGCGGSRADAIEPRYYESWTRDTESTWLTNTDTETPLPGITSNTSVCPENAVSTSKKENGTVNTGKGAEGKATQTCVTVSSSVTNKEKKTVNAGTQCGKHATTSATTTQKRRTVLQTEELPNGNKEKCPPRKSASKLIKASSGLKQADMFKRPVSSKQGKSSCTQAEGYSL